The Glycine soja cultivar W05 chromosome 8, ASM419377v2, whole genome shotgun sequence genome has a window encoding:
- the LOC114422698 gene encoding UDP-glucuronate 4-epimerase 6-like, with protein sequence MCVCVVVRRIEKKNVVSKVQPIQISSSPSLSLVSLYMNLLRHVFESPFFLIIASQQLISHVVLVPNKAALKTMASSPDTSKTIKLMRYNSYLRRLNSFKLLKTSFILLLLLYTLSTHHLLLSSAFHGPAWENQVRHSALPRRPHGMSVLVTGAAGFVGSHCSLSLKKRGDGVLGLDNFNSYYDPSLKRARQHLLAKHQILIIEADLNDAPLLAKIFDVVSFSHVLHLAAQAGVRYAMQNPHSYVASNIAGFVTLLEASKNANPQPAIVWASSSSVYGLNDESPFSELHRTDQPASLYAATKKAGEAIAHTYNHIYGLSLTGLRFFTVYGPWGRPDMAYFFFTKSILQRKPIDVYQTHDEREVARDFTYIDDVVKGCLGALDTAEKSTGGVVGKKRGPAQLRVYNLGNTSPVPVGKLVSVLETLLGVKAKKHVIKMPRNGDVPFTHANVSLAWRDLGYKPTTDLAAGLRKFVQWYVGYYGVRLGVEKEKHADLA encoded by the coding sequence atgtgtgtgtgtgtggtagTGAGAAGAATTGAGAAAAAGAATGTGGTCTCCAAAGTCCAACCAATACAAATCTCTAGCTCTCCCTCCCTCTCTCTTGTATCCCTTTATATGAATCTTCTCAGACACGTTTTCGAGAGCCCCTTTTTCCTTATCATAGCCTCGCAGCAGCTGATATCTCATGTTGTTCTTGTTCCTAACAAAGCAGCATTAAAAACCATGGCATCTTCACCGGACACCAGCAAAACCATAAAGCTGATGCGTTACAACAGCTACCTCCGCAGACTCAACAGCTTCAAACTCCTTAAGACATCCttcatcctcctcctcctcctctacaCCCTCTCCACCCACCACCTCCTCCTCTCCTCCGCCTTCCACGGCCCCGCATGGGAGAATCAGGTCCGCCACTCCGCCCTCCCCCGCCGCCCCCACGGCATGTCGGTGCTGGTCACCGGCGCGGCGGGCTTCGTTGGCTCCCACTGCTCCCTCTCCCTGAAGAAGCGCGGCGACGGCGTCCTCGGGCTCGACAACTTCAACTCCTACTACGACCCCTCCCTAAAACGCGCACGCCAGCACCTCCTCGCCAAACACCAAATCCTCATCATCGAAGCCGACCTAAACGACGCCCCGTTGCTCGCCAAGATCTTCGACGTCGTTTCGTTCTCCCACGTCCTCCACCTCGCAGCACAAGCGGGCGTCCGCTACGCCATGCAGAACCCCCACTCCTACGTGGCATCCAACATCGCCGGATTCGTAACTCTTCTAGAAGCTTCCAAAAACGCTAACCCCCAGCCCGCCATCGTTTGGGCCTCCTCGAGTTCCGTCTATGGGCTCAATGACGAAAGCCCATTCTCCGAACTCCACCGTACGGACCAGCCTGCGAGCCTCTACGCGGCAACTAAAAAAGCCGGCGAAGCAATCGCGCACACCTATAATCATATCTATGGACTCTCCCTCACCGGATTGCGCTTCTTCACTGTTTATGGGCCCTGGGGAAGGCCCGACATGGCTTACTTTTTCTTCACTAAGTCCATTCTCCAGAGAAAGCCCATTGACGTGTACCAGACGCATGACGAGAGAGAAGTCGCGCGTGACTTCACTTACATCGACGACGTCGTCAAGGGCTGCCTCGGTGCCCTCGACACGGCGGAGAAGAGCACCGGCGGCGTCGTAGGGAAGAAGCGCGGCCCCGCGCAGCTGAGAGTTTACAATCTCGGTAACACATCGCCGGTGCCGGTGGGTAAACTTGTTTCCGTGTTGGAGACGTTGCTCGGGGTAAAGGCGAAGAAGCACGTgatcaaaatgcctcgaaacgGCGACGTTCCGTTCACGCATGCTAACGTGAGCTTGGCGTGGAGGGACTTGGGGTACAAGCCCACCACGGATCTCGCCGCTGGTCTCAGAAAGTTCGTGCAGTGGTACGTCGGGTATTATGGTGTTCGCTTAGGggtagaaaaggaaaaacacgCAGACTTGGCTTGA